In Pseudothermotoga hypogea DSM 11164 = NBRC 106472, the following are encoded in one genomic region:
- a CDS encoding metal-dependent hydrolase family protein, with protein MESFALLNATVFVGDGSILEKAVVLVEKGRIVKVSKLDSTTIPAGFSRIDLDGLFLMPGLIDAHLHLTGMRSGDSVKEHLLVPYETLVARAVKDLESLINAGFTTIVDAGGSIAVNLKKAVQEKTIVGPRIVAAGPSLSQTFGHGDAHYLPIDYVDPRTSKFKTPFGSLICDGVDECRKAARYALRCGADFIKIMSTGGVLSEKDRPEQVQFTMEEIQAIVQEARHAGTFVHSHAQGTEGIKNALLAGVKVIAHGIFIDEECCELAKKLDAIVVPTLSIVEHIMRFGKEIGIPEWGLKKSEEVYRAHVENIKLAYQRGVKLATGTDFLGGIKAFRQGDNALEILLFVEKLGMKKEEALVCATKHAAEAAGLSKQVGTIEEGKLADVIVLEKNPLEDVESLLNEKNVVMVMKEGEIVKNLL; from the coding sequence GTGGAGAGTTTCGCGTTGCTCAACGCCACGGTTTTCGTCGGTGACGGTTCGATCCTCGAGAAGGCCGTCGTCTTGGTAGAAAAAGGTCGTATCGTGAAGGTTTCAAAGCTCGATTCAACCACCATCCCCGCCGGTTTTTCCCGCATCGATCTTGACGGTCTCTTTCTCATGCCGGGTCTCATCGACGCGCATTTGCATCTGACGGGCATGCGCTCTGGTGATTCTGTCAAGGAACATCTCTTGGTTCCGTACGAAACGCTCGTGGCGCGCGCCGTGAAGGACTTGGAATCTCTCATCAACGCGGGTTTCACGACCATCGTGGACGCAGGTGGTTCCATCGCCGTGAATTTGAAGAAAGCCGTACAAGAGAAAACGATCGTCGGACCGAGGATCGTCGCCGCAGGACCTTCTCTGTCTCAAACCTTCGGCCACGGAGATGCGCACTATCTACCCATCGATTATGTTGATCCAAGGACTTCGAAGTTCAAAACCCCCTTTGGTTCTTTGATCTGTGACGGTGTGGACGAGTGCCGCAAGGCTGCACGCTACGCTTTGCGTTGTGGAGCGGACTTCATCAAGATCATGTCCACTGGTGGTGTGCTGTCAGAAAAAGACAGACCCGAGCAGGTGCAGTTCACCATGGAAGAAATCCAAGCCATCGTTCAAGAAGCGAGACACGCGGGAACGTTCGTCCATTCGCACGCACAGGGCACAGAGGGTATCAAGAACGCGTTGCTCGCTGGCGTGAAGGTCATCGCGCACGGCATATTCATCGACGAAGAGTGTTGTGAACTTGCGAAGAAGCTCGACGCGATCGTTGTACCAACGCTCTCCATCGTGGAACACATCATGCGCTTTGGTAAAGAGATAGGCATACCCGAGTGGGGCTTGAAGAAGTCCGAAGAAGTTTACAGAGCTCACGTCGAGAACATAAAGTTGGCATACCAACGCGGTGTGAAACTCGCCACTGGCACCGACTTTCTTGGAGGGATCAAAGCTTTCAGACAGGGTGACAACGCGCTCGAGATACTGCTCTTCGTTGAGAAACTCGGTATGAAGAAAGAAGAAGCCTTGGTCTGTGCAACGAAGCACGCCGCAGAAGCCGCTGGACTTTCGAAACAGGTTGGTACAATAGAAGAGGGCAAGCTCGCCGATGTGATAGTGCTGGAGAAGAATCCTTTGGAAGACGTCGAATCGCTCTTGAACGAAAAGAACGTCGTCATGGTCATGAAAGAGGGAGAGATCGTCAAAAACTTGTTGTGA
- a CDS encoding DUF362 domain-containing protein — protein sequence MARVYFTDLSTNSNMNLLQKFSLLLDKIGINTLARKDEFVAIKLHFGEYGNLAFVRPQYLRVLVEKLKPSGAKIFLTDANTLYVGHRSNAVDHLLNAYLNGFTMDVVGAPVIIADGLKGNDQLIVKVDGNYVKEAKIASAIALADVLIFVTHFKGHEQTGFGGALKNIGMGCASRQGKLEQHSDSKPKIVESKCVACRTCERFCPTGAIRVSKIAKIDYDVCIGCGQCIAVCNYGAVEPSWDSSAELLSKKMVEYAKAVLKDKRAIFVNFIVNVSPDCDCWHVNRPAVAPDIGIAVSDDPVAIDQACIDLVLKATHQDPFLQVHPNVSWETQLAYAEQIGLGSRRYELIEVACHLK from the coding sequence GTGGCGCGCGTTTATTTCACCGACTTGAGCACAAACAGCAACATGAATCTGCTTCAAAAGTTTTCTCTCCTGCTCGATAAGATTGGAATAAACACCCTCGCGAGAAAAGACGAGTTCGTCGCGATAAAGCTTCATTTCGGCGAGTACGGCAATCTCGCGTTCGTAAGACCACAGTATCTGAGAGTGCTCGTGGAGAAGCTGAAGCCTTCCGGTGCGAAGATCTTTTTGACCGACGCCAACACCTTGTACGTGGGTCATCGCAGCAACGCGGTCGATCATCTTTTGAACGCGTACCTCAACGGCTTCACGATGGACGTGGTGGGTGCCCCAGTGATCATTGCCGACGGTTTGAAGGGAAACGATCAACTGATCGTGAAGGTGGATGGAAACTACGTCAAGGAAGCGAAGATAGCTTCTGCGATCGCGTTGGCCGACGTTCTGATCTTCGTCACGCACTTCAAAGGGCACGAGCAAACAGGCTTCGGTGGTGCGCTGAAGAACATCGGGATGGGTTGTGCGTCCAGACAGGGCAAGCTCGAACAGCATTCAGACTCCAAGCCGAAGATTGTCGAGAGCAAGTGCGTCGCTTGCAGGACGTGTGAAAGGTTCTGCCCTACGGGTGCGATCAGAGTTTCGAAAATCGCGAAGATCGATTATGACGTGTGCATAGGTTGTGGCCAGTGCATCGCCGTGTGCAACTATGGAGCCGTGGAGCCGAGTTGGGACAGCTCGGCGGAACTTTTGAGCAAGAAGATGGTCGAGTACGCAAAAGCTGTCTTGAAAGACAAGCGCGCGATCTTCGTAAACTTCATCGTGAACGTCTCACCCGATTGTGATTGTTGGCACGTGAACAGACCTGCGGTCGCACCTGACATCGGCATCGCGGTGAGCGATGATCCTGTGGCGATCGATCAAGCGTGCATCGATTTGGTGTTGAAAGCCACCCACCAAGATCCCTTCCTTCAGGTTCATCCCAACGTGAGTTGGGAAACTCAGCTTGCCTACGCAGAACAGATCGGACTTGGAAGTAGAAGATACGAGCTCATCGAGGTCGCTTGTCATTTGAAATGA
- a CDS encoding exo-beta-N-acetylmuramidase NamZ family protein yields MKTVKLGLDVFLEKFVDRYKNLRIGLITNATGINSELKRNVDLFMEKGLKLVRLFGPEHGIFTAAADGAKVQDSIEPKYGIVVHSLYGERLRPTEEMLSGIDALVYDIQDVGLRFYTYIYTMAYCMEECGKHKIKFVVLDRPNPLSKKIEGPTIEKEFESFVGGYELALRYGLTIGELAHYLNEEFDMNAELEVIKMENYDPESYFDETGLLWNTPSPNLPSLEHTILYAGFCLLEGVNVSVGRGTTHPFKFIGAPWIDSAKLYEELRKFNHEGVAFRERFFVPFAFKLSNQVCRGLEFFVTDKRKIKPLHLAVDLISCLKRLHPESFRWDSYVHDETERYYFDLLVGSDFYRKAIDEGATSKDFDRIWNKESFKFSQRIEKHRLY; encoded by the coding sequence GTGAAGACTGTCAAACTCGGCTTGGACGTCTTTTTGGAAAAGTTCGTCGATCGTTACAAGAACTTGCGCATCGGTCTGATCACCAACGCGACGGGGATCAACTCTGAGCTGAAGAGAAACGTTGATCTCTTCATGGAAAAAGGTCTGAAACTCGTCAGACTCTTCGGGCCCGAACATGGGATCTTCACAGCGGCGGCAGACGGTGCAAAGGTGCAAGATTCGATCGAACCGAAATATGGCATAGTCGTCCATTCTCTCTACGGTGAAAGGCTCAGACCCACCGAGGAGATGCTTTCAGGCATCGATGCACTCGTTTACGACATCCAAGACGTCGGCCTTCGTTTCTACACCTACATCTACACGATGGCCTACTGTATGGAAGAGTGTGGCAAGCACAAAATCAAGTTCGTCGTCTTGGACAGACCGAACCCACTTTCGAAGAAAATAGAAGGGCCCACGATCGAGAAAGAATTTGAGAGCTTCGTCGGAGGTTATGAACTTGCACTCAGATACGGTTTGACGATCGGAGAGCTCGCACATTACTTGAACGAAGAATTTGACATGAACGCGGAACTCGAGGTAATAAAGATGGAAAACTACGATCCTGAGAGCTATTTCGACGAAACTGGCTTGCTATGGAACACACCTTCGCCCAATCTACCATCGTTAGAGCACACGATCCTCTACGCAGGTTTCTGCCTTCTGGAAGGTGTGAACGTCTCTGTGGGTCGCGGAACGACGCACCCGTTCAAGTTCATAGGCGCTCCTTGGATCGATTCAGCAAAACTCTACGAAGAATTGAGAAAGTTCAACCACGAAGGTGTTGCCTTCAGAGAGAGGTTCTTCGTCCCGTTCGCTTTCAAGTTGTCCAACCAAGTGTGTCGGGGACTAGAGTTCTTCGTCACGGATAAAAGGAAGATCAAACCTTTGCACCTTGCGGTCGATCTCATCTCGTGTCTGAAAAGGCTTCATCCAGAAAGTTTCCGCTGGGACAGCTACGTGCACGATGAAACTGAGAGGTATTATTTCGACCTGCTGGTCGGAAGCGACTTCTACAGAAAAGCGATCGACGAAGGCGCCACGTCGAAAGACTTTGATAGAATCTGGAACAAAGAGTCATTCAAATTCTCTCAGAGAATCGAAAAGCACAGACTCTATTGA
- a CDS encoding carbohydrate ABC transporter permease: protein MVRLTKTGTILAYAFLTIYALIIVVPFTMMVMNSFKSMRELFLKPFSFPSTFKFDNFSKAWNFAKIGVGYRNSLLVAGATVIVVVLLASMFAYMVSKYDFSFRRGVFLYTMLGLALPARLAVIPIFILLRNMNLTNSLAGLVLIYSSVNLPFSIFILKNFIDAVPNELCEAARIDGASVGYIYYKLILPLTKPALSIVAIVTFVNVWNDFFFPLILINDRSKATITLAVSIFFGEYSIQWPLLFAGLTLSIAPTVILFLIFSRFFIAGMTQGAIK, encoded by the coding sequence CACTAAGACTGGGACGATCTTAGCCTACGCTTTCTTGACGATCTACGCGTTGATCATAGTCGTACCCTTCACGATGATGGTCATGAACTCTTTCAAATCCATGAGAGAACTCTTCTTGAAACCTTTCTCGTTTCCATCCACCTTCAAGTTCGACAACTTCTCCAAGGCGTGGAACTTCGCCAAAATCGGAGTTGGTTACAGGAACAGTTTGCTCGTCGCTGGGGCGACTGTGATCGTCGTGGTTTTGCTTGCGAGCATGTTCGCTTACATGGTCTCGAAGTACGATTTTTCTTTCAGAAGGGGCGTTTTCCTGTACACCATGCTGGGGCTCGCTTTACCTGCGAGGCTCGCCGTTATACCCATATTCATCCTTCTCAGGAACATGAACTTGACCAACTCGTTGGCAGGTCTCGTCTTGATCTACAGCTCGGTCAATCTTCCCTTTTCGATCTTCATCTTGAAGAACTTCATAGATGCTGTGCCTAACGAGCTGTGTGAAGCGGCGCGCATAGACGGAGCGAGCGTGGGATACATCTATTACAAGTTGATTCTTCCGCTCACCAAACCTGCACTCTCCATAGTTGCCATCGTGACCTTCGTCAATGTCTGGAACGACTTCTTCTTCCCGTTGATCCTCATAAACGATCGATCCAAAGCCACGATCACGCTCGCCGTGTCCATATTCTTCGGTGAATACTCGATCCAATGGCCTCTGTTGTTCGCGGGTCTCACTCTCTCGATAGCTCCAACCGTTATACTCTTCTTGATCTTCTCTCGGTTCTTCATCGCTGGCATGACGCAGGGGGCGATCAAGTGA